In one window of bacterium DNA:
- a CDS encoding type II toxin-antitoxin system HicA family toxin produces MRKNIPSLKPKELIRVLQRGDCAFYRKGRGDHQLYIRYMEGKKRIVPIDMGAGELSPAYVLRIFRQFGFTDDEINALLE; encoded by the coding sequence ATGCGTAAAAATATTCCTTCTCTTAAACCGAAAGAGTTAATCCGTGTTTTGCAAAGAGGTGATTGTGCCTTTTATAGAAAAGGAAGGGGTGATCACCAATTGTATATTCGCTATATGGAAGGCAAAAAGAGAATTGTTCCGATTGATATGGGAGCAGGAGAACTTTCACCCGCTTATGTGTTGCGTATTTTTCGGCAATTTGGGTTTACGGATGATGAGATTAATGCCCTATTAGAATAA
- a CDS encoding type II toxin-antitoxin system HicB family antitoxin has translation MNFYTAVVRKSKEFWVALCLENGLVGQGITKEEAIKKLMEAVFSFEDVRKEESDIYSMPISIKELHEFLTLEVKNSALESYELKAVYA, from the coding sequence GTGAATTTCTATACAGCCGTAGTTAGAAAAAGCAAAGAATTTTGGGTAGCTTTGTGTTTAGAGAATGGATTGGTAGGGCAAGGGATAACTAAAGAAGAGGCAATTAAGAAACTTATGGAGGCTGTTTTTTCCTTCGAGGATGTTCGCAAGGAAGAAAGCGACATATACAGTATGCCTATATCGATAAAAGAACTACATGAATTCTTGACACTAGAGGTAAAAAATTCCGCTTTGGAATCATATGAATTAAAGGCTGTATATGCGTAA
- a CDS encoding DUF3368 domain-containing protein, translating into MIVVSNATPLISLAKINKLHLLKSMYATLYIPEAVYEEIALKGKERLGAQEVEKAEWIKREKVQNRLSVSILRATLSAGESETLVLASELNGDLVLLDEKPARITADRIGISKTGTLGILVAAKSGGLISEVKPYVDELIAKDFRVSNELYLEILKQAGEI; encoded by the coding sequence ATGATTGTCGTCTCAAATGCCACCCCGCTTATCTCGCTGGCTAAGATTAATAAGCTCCATCTATTAAAGTCGATGTATGCTACGCTCTATATTCCTGAAGCAGTTTATGAAGAAATTGCCCTAAAAGGAAAAGAAAGGTTGGGAGCACAAGAAGTAGAAAAGGCGGAATGGATAAAGCGAGAAAAGGTGCAAAATCGACTTTCGGTAAGTATTCTTCGGGCAACTCTAAGTGCTGGTGAAAGTGAAACCCTGGTGTTGGCATCAGAATTAAATGGAGATTTAGTCTTGTTAGATGAGAAACCTGCGAGAATAACGGCGGATAGAATAGGAATCAGCAAGACTGGGACACTTGGTATATTGGTGGCGGCTAAGTCTGGTGGACTTATTTCAGAAGTGAAGCCATATGTTGATGAATTGATTGCCAAAGACTTCAGGGTGAGTAATGAGTTATATCTGGAGATATTAAAGCAGGCAGGGGAGATTTAG
- a CDS encoding UPF0175 family protein produces MGMSVAQVEMPDEVLAILGTTKQQFSQKLKELAALKLFQEGKISSGKASELVEISRMEFIEVLAKNNIPFFRQTPDELAEDIAVAKEMMQK; encoded by the coding sequence ATGGGTATGAGTGTAGCTCAAGTAGAGATGCCAGATGAGGTTCTTGCTATTCTGGGTACTACAAAGCAGCAGTTTTCTCAAAAATTAAAGGAGCTGGCTGCTTTAAAATTGTTTCAGGAAGGCAAAATATCTTCAGGCAAGGCATCTGAATTGGTGGAAATAAGCAGGATGGAGTTTATCGAGGTGCTAGCAAAGAATAATATACCGTTCTTCAGACAGACACCTGATGAGTTAGCTGAAGATATTGCTGTGGCAAAGGAGATGATGCAAAAATGA
- a CDS encoding Rpn family recombination-promoting nuclease/putative transposase, producing MEISNPHDSFFKEIFSNKENASNFINSILPDALKKNLDLSTLELDNNSYIDEELKENFSDIVYNCLYKAKSKVKVSLLFEHKSKAVKYPHLQLLRYILKIWETNIKQKEGLRPVIPIIFYHGKERWVVKGLSEYFKGIDEGLKRYIPEFDYLLTDLSRYSDEEIKGQVLLDVTLRIALLVMKSIYDEGKLREHIGDFLEIGQMCYEEEKGLKFLEGVIRYIYSSTEIGVEDVVEVVKKISEKGGEATMTTAMKLIEQGMQQGLQQGIQQGEYRKAVEDAKAMYSEGFNIDVIAKITGLSKEEINKVVRLARQ from the coding sequence ATGGAGATATCAAATCCACATGACAGTTTCTTCAAAGAGATATTTTCAAACAAAGAGAATGCCTCTAATTTTATCAACAGCATTTTACCCGATGCTCTGAAGAAAAACCTTGATTTATCAACCCTGGAATTGGATAATAACTCTTACATTGATGAGGAACTAAAAGAGAACTTTTCAGACATAGTTTATAATTGTCTTTACAAGGCTAAGAGCAAGGTAAAGGTTTCGCTTTTATTTGAACATAAGAGCAAGGCAGTCAAATACCCGCATTTACAGCTTCTACGGTATATCCTTAAGATATGGGAGACAAATATCAAACAGAAAGAGGGTTTAAGACCTGTTATACCTATTATTTTTTATCACGGTAAAGAACGATGGGTAGTGAAAGGGTTATCTGAATATTTTAAAGGGATAGATGAGGGATTAAAGAGATATATTCCTGAATTTGATTATTTATTGACAGATTTATCGAGGTATAGTGATGAGGAGATAAAGGGGCAGGTTCTTTTGGATGTAACTCTTAGGATAGCCTTATTAGTGATGAAGAGCATATATGATGAGGGGAAATTGCGGGAGCATATCGGGGATTTTTTAGAGATAGGGCAGATGTGTTACGAGGAGGAGAAAGGGCTAAAATTTTTGGAAGGTGTTATTCGGTATATTTACAGTAGCACCGAGATAGGAGTAGAAGATGTAGTAGAGGTAGTGAAGAAGATTTCCGAGAAAGGGGGTGAAGCAACAATGACTACCGCTATGAAATTGATAGAACAAGGAATGCAACAAGGATTACAACAAGGGATACAACAAGGTGAATATAGGAAAGCAGTAGAGGATGCTAAGGCTATGTATTCAGAGGGATTTAATATTGATGTGATTGCTAAGATAACCGGACTTTCAAAGGAAGAGATAAATAAGGTGGTAAGGTTAGCGAGACAATAA
- a CDS encoding UPF0175 family protein, which produces MQITIELPEEAKGLSEEEIEQFFLIGMREMRIEKALIMLRKGGISVWKAAKIANLSLREMIEEARRRGIEPRVTNEMIEEIKG; this is translated from the coding sequence ATGCAAATAACTATAGAATTACCAGAGGAAGCAAAAGGGTTGTCTGAAGAAGAGATTGAACAGTTCTTTTTGATTGGTATGCGTGAGATGCGTATAGAAAAAGCTCTTATTATGCTTCGCAAAGGCGGTATATCAGTCTGGAAAGCGGCTAAAATTGCCAATTTGTCATTGAGAGAAATGATTGAAGAAGCACGCAGAAGAGGTATTGAACCTCGTGTGACGAATGAAATGATAGAGGAGATTAAGGGATGA